The region TAATATTTTTGCCGTGCAGATTATGGGAGCATGGTTGGCCGTGATGTTTCTTGACTACTGTAAGATTTTTAAGGGTTGAAGATCAAATTGTATGTGGTGATAGTGTGAGCGAGGCAAAAGACCTTGTTTTGAAGATGTGCGAGCTCCAGAACAATTCAGAAGATATAAAGAAAGAGCTGGCCGGATGGAGAGGAGTGGTGCAGTACAGACTTGGAGATGAGGAATTCTATGTTGTTTACAACGCGGATGGGTCATGCGAGTTTGGAGAGGGCGTTCACGAGTCTCCGAATTTTACCATTATTGCATCGCCGGAATACTGGGTATCGGTTGTTAAGGGTCAGGAAGACCCAATTATGGGGTTCATGATGCAGAAATACAGGATTGAGGGCAACATAATGGAGGCTCAGAGGCTAGCAGGGATTCTGAAAAAGTTTGCAGGGAAATTATAACTATTTTTTCGGGACAATACATAATTATTGATTGTTTTGAATTGAAAAAACGCTTATAAGAGTTTCTATCTGGAAACGAAGCTGGTTGAATAGGATTCATAAGAAAAACCGAAAGATTTATACATTTTTTAGACTAAAACCAAATATGCTGGCAGAAAATCTTTTGAATGAAGAACAGAAGGCAATTAAGGAAGCGGCGAGAGAATTTGCTGAGAAAGAGTTTCCGAATTATTCAGAAGAATGTGACAGAGAGGAGAAGTTCCCGTTTGAGTTGTGGAAAAAAGCTGCAGAGCTTGGTTTCATTGGTATGAGCATTCCCGAGGAATATGGCGGACAGGGAATGGGAATCCTCGACACCTGCCTCGTCGTGGAGGAGTTCTGGAGGGTAGATGGCGGGCTTGGAATGATAATGGCATCAACCTTCGGTTCTGAACAGATTCTGATGTTCGGCAATGAGGAGCAGAAAAAGAAGTATCTTCCGCCAATTGCCCAGGGCAAGGCAATATGCGCCGCATGCTACACAGAGCCATACGCGGGGAGTGATGTTGCCGGAATAAAGACGAGAGCCGACAAAGATGGAGATGAATATGTGATAAATGGTACCAAGATGTTCATAACGAATGGAACAATCGCAGATTACTACATTGTTCTCGCCAGAACGGATCCAAACCCTCCGAAGAGGCACCTTGGCATGAGCGTTTTCATTGTCGAAAAGGACACTCCGGGAGTTGAGGCGAAGAAGCTCACCAACAAGCTCGGGATCAGGGCAAGTGATACTGCAGAGGTTGTGTTCAAGAACGTGAGGGTGCCAAAGGAGAACCTCATCGGTCAGGAGGGTCAGGGCTTTTACCAGACCATGATGTTCTT is a window of Geoglobus acetivorans DNA encoding:
- a CDS encoding acyl-CoA dehydrogenase family protein; amino-acid sequence: MLAENLLNEEQKAIKEAAREFAEKEFPNYSEECDREEKFPFELWKKAAELGFIGMSIPEEYGGQGMGILDTCLVVEEFWRVDGGLGMIMASTFGSEQILMFGNEEQKKKYLPPIAQGKAICAACYTEPYAGSDVAGIKTRADKDGDEYVINGTKMFITNGTIADYYIVLARTDPNPPKRHLGMSVFIVEKDTPGVEAKKLTNKLGIRASDTAEVVFKNVRVPKENLIGQEGQGFYQTMMFFNVTRIPVAFQAVGLATGAFELAFNYAKNRELFERKLMDFQATQEKLARMRTELEAARLLAYQAAYFQDKVGMPDPGLTAMAKYYTARVAQDIVHEALQIYGGYGFMGEQAISRMFRDARILEIYEGTREVELEVIARSLNGKVPSVLGNVRKHPFM
- a CDS encoding SCP2 sterol-binding domain-containing protein, producing the protein MSEAKDLVLKMCELQNNSEDIKKELAGWRGVVQYRLGDEEFYVVYNADGSCEFGEGVHESPNFTIIASPEYWVSVVKGQEDPIMGFMMQKYRIEGNIMEAQRLAGILKKFAGKL